From a region of the Desulfovibrio oxyclinae DSM 11498 genome:
- the mqnB gene encoding futalosine hydrolase, producing MLGLIVSTEKELRAALGKFDDAPGVAEGDMESWTCNGREWLVAVSGVGPVNAGIMAGRLIERGVSGVVNAGLAGSFDTGRLPTQSVCAVRCETWPEYGLATADGVDPEGIGFPLATVNGQAVGNRICMDPVRAAGDMALSLPWLETASSLTVSAATGTPEGAQGLKTTFDADLENMEGFAVALACVRAGLPFLEIRTVSNRVGSREGWDIGGAFTALKVACGALLAA from the coding sequence ATGCTCGGCCTCATTGTTTCCACGGAAAAGGAGCTTCGCGCAGCGCTTGGCAAATTCGACGACGCCCCGGGCGTTGCCGAAGGCGACATGGAAAGCTGGACCTGCAACGGGCGCGAATGGCTCGTGGCCGTCAGCGGCGTGGGCCCCGTGAACGCGGGCATCATGGCGGGCAGGCTGATTGAACGCGGCGTGAGCGGCGTGGTCAATGCCGGGCTGGCCGGAAGCTTCGACACCGGGCGGCTGCCCACGCAGTCCGTATGCGCGGTACGCTGCGAAACGTGGCCGGAATACGGGCTTGCTACCGCTGATGGCGTGGACCCGGAAGGCATCGGCTTTCCGCTGGCCACCGTGAATGGACAGGCCGTCGGCAATCGCATCTGCATGGACCCGGTGCGGGCCGCAGGAGACATGGCACTTTCCCTGCCGTGGCTGGAGACCGCGTCGAGCCTGACGGTTTCGGCGGCGACCGGCACTCCCGAAGGGGCGCAGGGCCTGAAAACGACATTTGACGCGGACCTTGAGAATATGGAAGGTTTTGCCGTGGCGCTGGCCTGCGTGCGGGCCGGGCTGCCGTTTCTCGAAATCCGCACCGTATCGAACCGCGTCGGTTCCCGCGAAGGGTGGGACATCGGCGGAGCGTTCACCGCGCTCAAAGTGGCCTGCGGTGCGCTTCTTGCGGCATAG
- a CDS encoding polyprenyl synthetase family protein yields MLELKDYFKRELPAVNDFLMQEGRELNGIVRDVCLHIMASGGKRIRPMLTILTARALGYDRDDHLPMACALELLHSATLLHDDYLDGADTRRGSRAAHLQFGTTETVLAGDALLALANEMASRYGNARLSRLLAIGIMQTAEGEIREIEFSRDPALDRDTYMEIIIGKTARLIETACRCGAALAGATQEQEDAAGEYGLNLGIAFQLVDDALDYVSPTSETGKPEGGDLREGKVTLPLILLMEDSDEAERKTLLARLKAGDIPDEEAAPVLERIRAGGYAEKTRDEAAMYVEKAKAALAGMADSAELTVLRQAADYVLTRNK; encoded by the coding sequence ATGCTGGAACTCAAAGATTATTTCAAAAGGGAACTGCCCGCGGTCAACGACTTCCTGATGCAGGAAGGGCGTGAACTCAACGGCATCGTGCGGGACGTCTGCCTGCACATCATGGCATCCGGCGGCAAGCGCATCCGGCCCATGCTGACCATCCTCACCGCCCGTGCGCTGGGCTATGACCGGGACGATCACCTGCCCATGGCTTGCGCGTTGGAGCTGCTGCATTCCGCCACGCTGCTGCACGATGACTATCTCGACGGGGCCGACACCCGCCGGGGCAGCCGCGCCGCGCATCTACAGTTCGGCACCACCGAGACCGTGCTCGCCGGCGACGCACTGCTGGCCTTGGCCAACGAGATGGCCTCCCGTTACGGAAACGCCCGCCTGAGTCGCCTGCTGGCCATCGGCATCATGCAGACCGCCGAGGGCGAAATCCGTGAAATCGAATTTTCCCGCGATCCCGCGCTGGACCGCGATACCTATATGGAAATCATCATAGGCAAGACCGCCCGGCTCATCGAGACCGCCTGCCGCTGCGGCGCGGCGCTGGCAGGTGCCACGCAGGAGCAGGAGGACGCCGCGGGCGAATACGGCCTGAATCTCGGCATCGCCTTCCAGCTCGTAGACGATGCGCTGGATTACGTGTCCCCCACGTCGGAAACAGGCAAGCCCGAGGGCGGGGACCTTCGCGAAGGCAAGGTCACGCTGCCGCTGATCCTGCTCATGGAGGACTCTGACGAGGCCGAACGGAAGACCCTGCTGGCCAGGCTCAAGGCCGGGGACATTCCGGACGAGGAGGCCGCGCCGGTGCTGGAACGCATCCGGGCGGGGGGGTACGCGGAAAAGACGCGGGACGAGGCCGCCATGTATGTGGAAAAGGCCAAGGCCGCGCTGGCGGGAATGGCGGATTCGGCGGAACTCACCGTCCTGCGCCAAGCCGCCGACTACGTGCTGACAAGAAACAAGTAG
- a CDS encoding phosphoribosylformylglycinamidine synthase subunit PurS, whose product MLCRVEVGLKSHVRDVVGARVARKIANELGVATEGVRVVKVFTLEGLEQDEVDMAVERGALHDPVLHEVSLAPIAEGFDWAVEVGFRPGVTDNEGRTAQETLAVVLGLDRQRMESVKVYVANQYLISGDLDEATVKHVCTDLLANELIQRYEYKSAEAWKTEPGFEARAARVTGQASDEVAVIPLSSMTDDEMMAFSRANTLALSLDEMYAIRAYYLREDVAADRRAAGLPADPTDAEIEVLAQTWSEHCKHKIFSSFITYEDVETGKVETHDSLYKTFIQGSTKAIRRRNAENGPYGDYCLSVFKDNAGVIKFSENLNVCVKVETHNSPSALDPYGGALTGIVGVNRDPMGTGLGANLLCNTDVFCFASPYHEGELPPRLLHPRRVFEGVREGVEHGGNKSGIPTVNGSIVFDERYLGKPLVYCGTVGTMPVTVAGRPSEDKCAMPGDAIVMCGGRIGKDGIHGATFSSEELHEGSPATAVQIGDPITQRKMYDFLMRARDKGLYNAITDNGAGGLSSSVGEMAEDCGGFDMDLAKAPLKYDGLKPWEILISEAQERMTVAVPPEKLDEFMELSRAMDVESTVLGSYNDEGRYFVRYGDTKVACLDMDFLHGGVPQMKLEARWEAPRIESDPVPQVQDHDALLHDMLGRLNICSKEYVVRQYDHEVQGKSAVKPMVGKENDGPSDAGVLRPDLDSEKGLVISHGICPKFSDIDTYWMMANAVDEAVRNAVAVGADPDFMAGCDNFCWCDPVQSEATPDGRYKLAQLVRANKALAHYCLSFGVPCVSGKDSMKNDYKGGGQKISIPPTVLFSVIGVLPDVNKCLTSDFKNPGDDIYVLGLTHAELGGSELTDQLGFVRGEVPQVDALAARERYRKFFRAVQDGLVNGAHDLSDGGLAVALAEMCIGGRLGANVDLDAVPTCGDVDLTSLLYSETASRLLVSVPERNRLAFEQAMAGTKFARIGRVEQEAKLIARASDKTVLTSGVESLGHAFRATLDW is encoded by the coding sequence ATGCTGTGCCGTGTCGAGGTGGGACTCAAGTCCCATGTCCGTGACGTGGTGGGCGCGCGTGTCGCCCGCAAGATCGCCAACGAACTGGGTGTCGCCACCGAAGGCGTGCGAGTGGTCAAGGTTTTTACGCTTGAAGGACTCGAACAGGACGAGGTGGACATGGCCGTGGAGCGCGGTGCGCTGCACGATCCCGTGCTGCACGAGGTTTCCCTCGCCCCCATTGCCGAAGGCTTCGACTGGGCCGTGGAAGTTGGCTTCCGTCCCGGCGTCACCGACAACGAAGGCCGCACCGCGCAGGAGACCCTTGCCGTGGTCCTCGGGCTCGACCGTCAGCGCATGGAATCCGTGAAGGTCTACGTGGCCAACCAGTATCTTATTTCCGGCGATCTCGACGAAGCCACCGTCAAACACGTCTGCACCGACCTGCTCGCCAACGAGCTCATCCAGCGCTATGAGTACAAATCCGCCGAAGCATGGAAAACAGAGCCGGGCTTCGAAGCGCGCGCCGCACGGGTCACTGGACAGGCCAGCGACGAAGTGGCGGTGATCCCGCTGTCTTCCATGACCGATGACGAAATGATGGCCTTCTCCCGCGCCAACACGCTGGCCCTGTCGCTGGATGAAATGTACGCCATCCGCGCCTATTATCTGCGCGAGGACGTGGCCGCCGACCGCCGCGCCGCCGGGCTGCCCGCCGATCCCACCGACGCGGAGATCGAAGTGCTGGCGCAGACGTGGTCCGAGCACTGCAAGCACAAGATTTTCAGCTCCTTCATCACCTATGAGGACGTGGAGACCGGCAAGGTCGAAACCCACGACAGCCTCTACAAGACCTTCATTCAGGGCAGCACCAAGGCCATCCGCCGCCGCAACGCGGAGAACGGCCCGTACGGCGATTACTGCCTCAGCGTCTTCAAGGACAATGCGGGCGTCATCAAGTTCTCGGAGAACCTGAACGTGTGCGTGAAGGTGGAGACCCACAACAGCCCGTCCGCCCTTGACCCGTATGGCGGAGCACTCACCGGCATCGTGGGGGTGAACCGCGACCCCATGGGCACCGGCCTCGGCGCCAACCTGCTGTGCAACACCGACGTTTTCTGCTTCGCCTCGCCGTATCACGAGGGCGAACTGCCCCCGAGGCTGCTGCATCCGCGCCGCGTCTTCGAGGGCGTGCGCGAAGGTGTGGAGCACGGCGGCAACAAGTCCGGCATTCCCACGGTCAACGGTTCCATCGTCTTTGATGAGCGCTACCTCGGCAAGCCGCTGGTCTACTGCGGCACCGTGGGCACCATGCCCGTCACCGTGGCCGGACGGCCCAGCGAAGACAAGTGCGCCATGCCCGGCGACGCCATCGTCATGTGCGGTGGCCGCATCGGCAAGGACGGCATCCATGGCGCGACCTTCTCCTCGGAGGAACTGCACGAGGGCTCCCCGGCCACGGCGGTGCAGATCGGCGACCCCATCACCCAGCGCAAGATGTACGATTTTCTCATGCGCGCCCGCGACAAGGGACTGTACAACGCCATCACCGACAACGGCGCGGGCGGCCTGTCTTCTTCTGTTGGCGAAATGGCCGAGGATTGCGGCGGTTTCGACATGGACCTCGCCAAGGCGCCGCTGAAGTATGACGGCCTCAAGCCGTGGGAAATCCTCATTTCCGAGGCGCAGGAGCGCATGACCGTTGCCGTGCCGCCGGAAAAACTGGACGAGTTCATGGAACTGTCCCGCGCCATGGATGTGGAGTCCACGGTGCTCGGCAGCTACAACGATGAAGGACGATACTTCGTCCGCTACGGCGACACCAAGGTCGCCTGTCTCGACATGGACTTCCTGCACGGCGGCGTGCCGCAGATGAAGCTCGAAGCCCGCTGGGAAGCGCCGCGCATCGAGTCCGATCCGGTGCCGCAGGTGCAGGACCACGACGCGCTGCTGCACGACATGCTCGGACGGCTCAACATCTGCTCCAAGGAGTACGTGGTTCGCCAGTACGACCACGAGGTGCAGGGCAAGAGCGCGGTCAAGCCCATGGTCGGCAAGGAGAACGATGGTCCCTCCGATGCGGGCGTGCTGCGTCCGGATCTGGACAGCGAAAAGGGCCTTGTCATCTCCCACGGCATCTGTCCCAAGTTCTCGGACATCGACACTTACTGGATGATGGCCAACGCTGTTGACGAAGCGGTACGAAACGCCGTGGCGGTCGGCGCCGACCCGGACTTCATGGCCGGTTGCGACAACTTCTGCTGGTGTGACCCGGTTCAGTCCGAAGCCACGCCCGACGGACGCTACAAGCTTGCTCAGCTGGTGCGCGCCAACAAGGCGCTTGCCCACTACTGCCTGTCTTTCGGTGTTCCCTGTGTTTCCGGAAAGGACTCCATGAAGAACGACTACAAGGGCGGCGGGCAGAAAATATCCATCCCGCCGACCGTGCTGTTCTCGGTCATCGGCGTGCTGCCGGACGTGAACAAGTGTCTGACTTCCGATTTCAAGAATCCTGGCGACGATATCTACGTGCTGGGCCTGACTCATGCCGAACTCGGCGGCTCGGAACTGACCGATCAACTCGGGTTCGTGCGCGGCGAAGTGCCGCAGGTGGACGCGCTGGCGGCCCGCGAGCGGTACCGCAAGTTCTTCCGCGCGGTTCAGGACGGGCTGGTGAACGGGGCGCACGATCTTTCCGACGGCGGCCTCGCTGTGGCGCTGGCGGAGATGTGCATCGGCGGTCGCCTGGGGGCCAACGTGGATCTGGACGCTGTTCCGACCTGCGGTGATGTTGACCTGACCTCGCTGCTGTATTCCGAAACCGCAAGCCGCCTGCTGGTGAGCGTTCCGGAGCGGAACCGCCTTGCATTCGAGCAGGCCATGGCCGGGACGAAGTTCGCCCGCATCGGCCGCGTGGAGCAGGAGGCTAAACTGATCGCCAGAGCTTCCGATAAGACTGTTTTGACCTCCGGGGTGGAGAGCCTCGGCCATGCTTTCCGGGCCACTTTGGACTGGTAA
- a CDS encoding cytochrome c family protein — protein sequence MSRFFKPVRRCLTVGTAALLIVGAVAASGFCESGRYVGSDACADCHEVEYENFKKYAKKAHSGESVQIMAGDLTEEELKECFSCHVTGYGEPGGFVSFEETPGLSDAGCEVCHGPGYEHVESGGDPYLIKGQLEVSDCEACHNSERVEAFDYKPLLFGGAH from the coding sequence ATGTCCAGGTTCTTCAAGCCGGTGCGGCGCTGCCTGACGGTTGGTACGGCGGCGCTCCTCATCGTGGGTGCTGTTGCGGCATCCGGATTCTGTGAATCCGGTCGATACGTGGGGAGCGACGCTTGTGCCGATTGTCATGAGGTGGAGTACGAAAATTTCAAAAAATACGCTAAGAAAGCTCACTCGGGAGAGTCGGTCCAGATCATGGCCGGCGACTTGACGGAGGAAGAACTCAAGGAGTGTTTTTCCTGTCATGTCACGGGGTATGGCGAGCCGGGGGGCTTTGTCAGCTTCGAGGAGACGCCCGGGTTGAGCGACGCGGGCTGTGAGGTGTGTCACGGGCCGGGCTATGAGCACGTCGAGTCCGGCGGCGATCCCTACCTCATCAAGGGACAGCTTGAGGTTTCCGATTGCGAAGCCTGCCACAATTCCGAACGGGTCGAGGCCTTCGACTACAAGCCGCTGCTGTTCGGCGGCGCGCACTAG
- a CDS encoding methyl-accepting chemotaxis protein, protein MQFIRKSLGVKVLLLTSLLTIVAFTGLFIWNSYANYETMLEEIHGAADRNSDMLYMSIEEPMAVGDNEGTISKFDEVAERYDDITAHMVDYKGEITYSTEKETVRREVFEVFSIKKATDLIIESLEQPIKKGELVEDGDGLFFTSVATIPNEKSCQHCHGASRDILGAMVLVQDVTPQFNSLKSTQIKSAGISILGVLALLAALIVFMRRNVVNRIKLIADATEEVSKGNLDAEFSVKGSDELGNLSSYLSEMVRQIKDQLQYNKSILDGIIVPLFVTDAKERFQFANPPMCEVLGKDKDQIVGRTVSQIFECAEGDETCDAAHVIGAGVALSGNFVFVRDNGEKVPVHFECSPLKDAKGEVVGAIGVLIDLTREEEDKKNIEKQRQNLMEVANEVTEVASRLSASSTELSQQMENLSRGVDTTADQTGQVATAMEQMNATVLEVARNASEASQASDESNKVAEEGGQVVATTVEEINYVARITDSLAESLSDLSDRAENIGKVMGVINDIADQTNLLALNAAIEAARAGEAGRGFAVVADEVRKLAEKTMSATKEVEDAISLIQQSTSDAVREMDSTKGRVVKASEMATSSGDKLSQIVKQAGSMANMVQGIAAAAEEQSATSDQINGSVNHINELSQEILTGIRESNEGIREVDEMSQTLSRLVEKFKA, encoded by the coding sequence ATGCAGTTCATTCGGAAATCGCTCGGCGTCAAGGTTCTGCTGCTGACGTCGTTGCTGACCATAGTGGCCTTTACCGGCCTGTTCATCTGGAATTCCTACGCCAACTACGAAACCATGCTGGAGGAGATCCATGGCGCCGCCGACCGGAACTCCGACATGCTCTACATGTCCATCGAGGAGCCCATGGCCGTGGGCGACAACGAGGGCACCATCAGCAAGTTCGACGAAGTGGCCGAGCGGTACGATGACATCACCGCGCACATGGTCGACTACAAGGGCGAGATCACCTACTCCACCGAGAAGGAGACCGTCCGCAGGGAAGTCTTCGAGGTCTTTTCGATCAAAAAGGCCACGGACCTGATCATCGAAAGCCTTGAGCAACCCATCAAGAAGGGCGAGCTGGTCGAGGACGGCGACGGACTCTTTTTCACCAGCGTCGCCACCATCCCCAATGAAAAGAGCTGCCAACACTGCCACGGCGCGTCGCGGGACATCCTCGGCGCCATGGTGCTCGTGCAGGATGTGACGCCGCAGTTCAACAGCCTCAAGAGCACCCAGATCAAATCCGCCGGGATATCCATCCTGGGCGTGCTGGCGCTGCTTGCCGCGCTGATCGTGTTCATGCGCCGCAACGTGGTCAACCGCATAAAGCTCATCGCGGACGCCACCGAGGAAGTGAGCAAGGGCAATCTCGACGCGGAGTTCTCGGTCAAGGGATCGGACGAGCTCGGCAACCTGAGCAGCTACCTCTCGGAAATGGTCCGGCAGATCAAGGATCAGCTTCAGTACAACAAGAGCATCCTCGACGGCATCATCGTGCCGCTGTTCGTCACCGACGCCAAGGAACGCTTCCAGTTCGCCAACCCGCCCATGTGCGAGGTGCTCGGCAAAGACAAGGACCAGATCGTCGGCAGGACCGTATCCCAGATATTCGAATGTGCCGAAGGCGACGAGACCTGTGACGCGGCCCATGTCATCGGTGCCGGGGTGGCGCTTTCGGGTAACTTCGTCTTTGTGCGGGATAACGGCGAAAAAGTTCCCGTGCATTTCGAATGCTCACCGCTCAAGGACGCCAAGGGCGAAGTGGTCGGAGCCATCGGCGTGCTCATCGACCTCACCCGCGAGGAAGAGGACAAGAAGAATATCGAGAAGCAGCGACAGAACCTCATGGAGGTCGCCAACGAGGTGACCGAGGTCGCCTCGCGGCTGTCCGCTTCCAGCACCGAACTGTCGCAGCAGATGGAGAATCTGTCCCGTGGCGTGGACACCACCGCGGACCAGACCGGTCAGGTGGCTACCGCCATGGAGCAGATGAACGCCACCGTGCTGGAGGTCGCCAGAAACGCCTCGGAAGCCTCGCAGGCCTCGGACGAGTCCAACAAGGTGGCCGAGGAGGGCGGCCAAGTGGTCGCCACCACGGTGGAGGAAATCAATTACGTTGCACGCATCACGGACAGCCTCGCCGAGTCGTTGTCCGACCTGTCCGACAGGGCCGAGAACATCGGCAAGGTCATGGGCGTGATCAACGACATTGCGGACCAGACCAACCTGCTCGCGCTTAATGCAGCCATTGAGGCCGCCCGCGCCGGTGAGGCCGGTCGCGGATTCGCGGTGGTTGCGGACGAGGTTCGCAAACTGGCGGAAAAGACCATGAGCGCGACCAAGGAAGTGGAGGACGCCATTTCCCTGATTCAGCAGAGCACCAGCGATGCGGTCCGCGAAATGGACAGCACCAAGGGCCGCGTGGTCAAGGCTTCGGAAATGGCGACAAGCTCGGGCGACAAGCTCAGCCAGATCGTCAAGCAGGCAGGCAGCATGGCCAACATGGTCCAGGGCATTGCCGCAGCGGCCGAAGAGCAGTCCGCCACCAGCGACCAGATCAACGGCAGCGTCAATCACATCAACGAACTCTCGCAGGAGATCCTGACGGGCATCAGGGAATCCAACGAGGGAATTCGCGAGGTTGACGAAATGTCCCAGACACTCTCGCGCCTCGTGGAAAAGTTCAAGGCGTAA
- a CDS encoding Fur family transcriptional regulator, giving the protein MHTEMNFRLSKQRRVILEELRKVTSHPTADEVYDMVRKILPRISLGTVYRNLEFLNSQGMVLKLGGPGEQKRFDGNPDPHPHIRCEVCSRIADIMCEVSDPVLPEGEEQGFTVHHCNVEFVGVCPECRAACQ; this is encoded by the coding sequence ATGCATACGGAAATGAATTTTAGGCTTTCGAAACAGCGGCGGGTCATTCTTGAGGAGCTCAGGAAGGTGACGTCGCACCCCACGGCGGATGAGGTTTATGACATGGTCAGAAAGATTCTGCCGAGGATCAGCCTTGGAACCGTTTACCGCAACCTGGAGTTTCTGAACTCTCAGGGAATGGTGCTCAAGCTCGGCGGCCCCGGCGAGCAGAAGCGTTTCGATGGCAACCCCGATCCGCACCCGCACATTCGGTGCGAGGTGTGCTCGCGCATAGCGGATATCATGTGCGAAGTGTCTGACCCCGTCCTTCCGGAGGGCGAGGAGCAGGGCTTTACCGTTCACCACTGCAACGTCGAGTTCGTGGGCGTGTGCCCCGAATGCAGGGCGGCCTGTCAGTAG
- the rbr gene encoding rubrerythrin: protein MAKSIKGTRTEQNLLKAFAGESQARNRYTYFASIAKKEGYVQIQHIFEETAAHEKEHAKRLFKYLEGGEVEITASYPAGVMSTTLENLKESAAGEHYEFVTMYPEFANVADEEGFGEIACVFRNIAVAETYHEERYKALIKNIEEGKVFEKDEEIVWRCRNCGYNHKGKSAPELCPACAHPKAHFEMREYNW from the coding sequence ATGGCTAAATCCATCAAAGGAACCAGGACCGAACAGAATCTGCTCAAGGCCTTTGCCGGCGAGTCTCAGGCCCGCAACCGCTACACCTATTTTGCCTCCATCGCCAAGAAGGAAGGCTATGTGCAGATTCAGCACATCTTCGAGGAAACCGCTGCCCATGAAAAGGAACACGCCAAGCGCCTGTTCAAGTACCTCGAAGGCGGCGAAGTGGAAATCACCGCTTCCTATCCCGCCGGTGTGATGAGCACTACTCTGGAAAACCTGAAGGAATCCGCCGCCGGTGAACACTACGAGTTCGTGACCATGTATCCCGAATTCGCCAACGTGGCCGACGAAGAAGGCTTCGGCGAGATCGCCTGCGTCTTCCGGAATATCGCCGTTGCCGAAACCTACCACGAAGAGCGCTACAAGGCGCTGATCAAGAATATCGAGGAAGGAAAGGTCTTCGAGAAGGACGAGGAAATCGTCTGGCGCTGTCGCAACTGTGGCTACAACCACAAGGGCAAGAGCGCTCCCGAGCTCTGCCCGGCCTGCGCCCATCCCAAGGCCCACTTCGAAATGCGCGAATACAACTGGTAA
- a CDS encoding desulfoferrodoxin — translation MATQLGGVYKCEACGNIVIVMHEGGGDLVCCGENMVLMQENTVDAAQEKHVPVVERDGDKVVVKVGSTAHPMEEKHYIEWIELMVGDICYTKMLKPGDAPEAEFCLHGNTGDLKGARAYCNIHGLWASK, via the coding sequence ATGGCTACTCAGCTTGGTGGAGTCTACAAATGTGAAGCCTGCGGCAACATCGTCATTGTCATGCACGAAGGCGGCGGTGACCTGGTCTGCTGCGGCGAGAACATGGTTCTGATGCAGGAAAACACCGTGGACGCGGCGCAGGAAAAGCACGTGCCCGTGGTGGAACGCGACGGCGACAAGGTCGTGGTCAAGGTGGGAAGCACCGCTCACCCCATGGAAGAAAAACACTACATCGAATGGATCGAGCTGATGGTGGGCGATATCTGCTACACCAAGATGCTCAAGCCCGGCGATGCCCCGGAAGCCGAGTTCTGCCTGCACGGCAACACCGGCGACCTCAAGGGTGCCCGCGCTTACTGTAACATTCACGGCCTCTGGGCCAGCAAGTAG
- the rd gene encoding rubredoxin, whose translation MEKYVCNICGYVYDPEAGDPDNDVAPGTSFADIPEDWVCPICGAPKDNFSPEA comes from the coding sequence ATGGAAAAGTACGTTTGCAACATTTGCGGATATGTGTACGACCCCGAAGCGGGAGATCCCGACAACGATGTCGCTCCCGGCACCAGCTTTGCGGACATTCCCGAGGATTGGGTCTGCCCCATTTGCGGTGCGCCCAAGGATAATTTTTCGCCCGAAGCCTAG
- a CDS encoding FprA family A-type flavoprotein, giving the protein MKPVEIKKDVWWIGCVDWNRRNFHGYSLSPRGTTYNNYLVMDEKVALVDTVDRHFFSQMKCNIAHVLGDRKIDYFVINHLEPDHAGCLAEAVEKYQPEKIYTSPMGEKAMKAHFHYEDWPVEVVPTGSEISLGEKTLQFVETRMLHWPDSMLTYCPEAKLAFTNDAFGQNIASSERFVDEYDRHEVLKAMKEYYANIVLPYSPVVLKTLKALGEMNLDIDMLCPDHGLIFRGDDCAWVLEQYQKFAEQKPKNKAVLVYDTMWESTEKMMLAVASGLADEGISVKVMSMKNNHHSTVMSEIFEAAAVVVGSPTHNNGILPLMADMLTYMKGLRPQNKLGAAVGSFGWSGECVKILNKWLEDVGCEIVEPNIKVKHIPTHDTLKDCVELGRTLAGKIKEKTA; this is encoded by the coding sequence ATGAAGCCCGTTGAAATAAAAAAAGATGTCTGGTGGATCGGCTGCGTTGACTGGAACCGTCGGAACTTCCACGGTTACTCCCTTTCCCCGCGCGGCACCACGTACAATAACTACCTCGTCATGGACGAGAAGGTCGCCCTCGTCGATACCGTGGACCGTCACTTCTTCAGCCAGATGAAGTGCAATATCGCCCACGTTCTGGGTGACCGCAAGATCGACTACTTTGTCATCAACCACCTTGAGCCGGACCATGCGGGCTGCCTCGCGGAGGCGGTCGAGAAGTATCAGCCGGAAAAGATCTACACCTCTCCGATGGGCGAGAAGGCCATGAAGGCCCACTTCCATTACGAGGACTGGCCTGTCGAAGTGGTCCCCACCGGCTCCGAGATTTCCCTCGGCGAGAAGACCCTGCAGTTTGTGGAAACCCGTATGCTGCACTGGCCCGACAGCATGCTGACCTACTGCCCGGAAGCCAAGCTGGCCTTCACCAACGACGCTTTCGGCCAGAACATCGCCTCCAGCGAACGGTTTGTGGATGAGTACGATCGCCACGAAGTGCTCAAGGCCATGAAGGAATACTACGCCAACATCGTGCTGCCGTATTCCCCGGTGGTCCTCAAGACCCTCAAGGCGCTGGGCGAAATGAATCTGGACATCGATATGCTCTGCCCGGACCACGGCCTGATCTTCCGCGGCGACGACTGCGCGTGGGTGCTGGAACAGTACCAGAAGTTCGCCGAACAGAAGCCGAAGAACAAGGCCGTGCTGGTGTACGACACCATGTGGGAATCCACCGAGAAGATGATGCTCGCCGTCGCCTCCGGTCTTGCCGATGAAGGCATCTCCGTGAAGGTCATGAGCATGAAGAACAACCACCACTCCACGGTCATGAGCGAAATCTTCGAGGCTGCCGCGGTGGTGGTTGGGTCCCCCACGCACAACAACGGCATCCTGCCCCTGATGGCCGACATGCTGACCTACATGAAGGGTCTGCGTCCCCAGAACAAGCTGGGAGCTGCAGTCGGCTCCTTCGGCTGGTCCGGCGAATGCGTCAAGATCCTCAACAAGTGGCTTGAGGACGTGGGTTGTGAAATCGTCGAACCCAACATCAAGGTCAAACACATCCCCACCCACGACACCCTCAAGGATTGCGTGGAACTGGGACGTACCCTCGCAGGCAAGATCAAGGAAAAAACCGCCTAG